One window of Triticum dicoccoides isolate Atlit2015 ecotype Zavitan chromosome 5A, WEW_v2.0, whole genome shotgun sequence genomic DNA carries:
- the LOC119302118 gene encoding uncharacterized protein LOC119302118 isoform X1 yields the protein MSFAPLFRPPPPPDSATFPPPPVPLRGPEVPWSRETPRSHAPLPASSPLRLMMDRGDGPIGSLPEHLLVEILTRLPTHEWVQISCVSKHWASMFRGEYLWQTAIPRKWPSAGFRKRWPGPIPRGSARRRFQALYVSENLVPSGGEIDELVGHTYLYLKEQLERVAIPPSSILHGTIIDQFIACGRTGEKAHELASNIWIAVIDNLEENQQTFMLLKHLAQEGDFFLPFPYSRSYKVLWRVFDKLFTDFRDCFSGGDYHEALAGAKSRFQPVPSSWLGH from the exons ATGTCCTTCGCTCCTCTTTTTCGTCCCCCTCCTCCACCCGACTCGGCGACATTTCCCCCTCCGCCCGTTCCTCTCCGGGGTCCGGAGGTCCCCTGGAGCCGGGAGACCCCGAGGAGCCACGCCCCCctcccggcctcctccccgctccg CCTTATGATGGACAGAGGTGATGGACCAATTGGTAGTCTCCCTGAACATCTCCTTGTAGAAATATTGACTCGGTTACCAACCCACGAGTGGGTCCAAATATCATGTGTCAGCAAGCACTGGGCAAGCATGTTCCGAGGAGAATACTTGTGGCAAACCGCTATTCCAAGGAAATGGCCATCCGCTGGTTTCCGGAAACGCTGGCCTGGGCCAATTCCCAGAGGCTCTGCTAGGAG AAGATTCCAAGCACTTTATGTCAGCGAGAACCTTGTACCATCTGGTGGGGAGATTGACGAGCTTGTTGGTCACACATATCTCTATTTAAAAGAACAGCTTGAGCGTGTTGCCATTCCTCCATCCAGCATACTTCATGGCACCATCATTG ATCAGTTCATTGCTTGTGGTAGGACAGGAGAAAAGGCCCATGAACTTGCTTCAAATATATGGATTGCAGTCATTGACAATTTGGAAGAAAACCAGCAGACATTCATGCTCTTAAAACACCTAGCGCAAGAAGGAGAT TTTTTCCTTCCATTTCCATATTCGAGGTCGTATAAAGTACTGTGGAGGGTGTTTGACAAGCTGTTCACCGACTTCCGTGACTGTTTCAGCGGGGGAGATTACCATGAGGCGCTAGCGGGTGCCAAGTCTAGGTTTCAGCCAGTACCTTCTTCATGGCTTGGACATTAG
- the LOC119302118 gene encoding uncharacterized protein LOC119302118 isoform X2, producing the protein MSFAPLFRPPPPPDSATFPPPPVPLRGPEVPWSRETPRSHAPLPASSPLRLMMDRGDGPIGSLPEHLLVEILTRLPTHEWVQISCVSKHWASMFRGEYLWQTAIPRKWPSAGFRKRWPGPIPRGSARRFQALYVSENLVPSGGEIDELVGHTYLYLKEQLERVAIPPSSILHGTIIDQFIACGRTGEKAHELASNIWIAVIDNLEENQQTFMLLKHLAQEGDFFLPFPYSRSYKVLWRVFDKLFTDFRDCFSGGDYHEALAGAKSRFQPVPSSWLGH; encoded by the exons ATGTCCTTCGCTCCTCTTTTTCGTCCCCCTCCTCCACCCGACTCGGCGACATTTCCCCCTCCGCCCGTTCCTCTCCGGGGTCCGGAGGTCCCCTGGAGCCGGGAGACCCCGAGGAGCCACGCCCCCctcccggcctcctccccgctccg CCTTATGATGGACAGAGGTGATGGACCAATTGGTAGTCTCCCTGAACATCTCCTTGTAGAAATATTGACTCGGTTACCAACCCACGAGTGGGTCCAAATATCATGTGTCAGCAAGCACTGGGCAAGCATGTTCCGAGGAGAATACTTGTGGCAAACCGCTATTCCAAGGAAATGGCCATCCGCTGGTTTCCGGAAACGCTGGCCTGGGCCAATTCCCAGAGGCTCTGCTAGGAG ATTCCAAGCACTTTATGTCAGCGAGAACCTTGTACCATCTGGTGGGGAGATTGACGAGCTTGTTGGTCACACATATCTCTATTTAAAAGAACAGCTTGAGCGTGTTGCCATTCCTCCATCCAGCATACTTCATGGCACCATCATTG ATCAGTTCATTGCTTGTGGTAGGACAGGAGAAAAGGCCCATGAACTTGCTTCAAATATATGGATTGCAGTCATTGACAATTTGGAAGAAAACCAGCAGACATTCATGCTCTTAAAACACCTAGCGCAAGAAGGAGAT TTTTTCCTTCCATTTCCATATTCGAGGTCGTATAAAGTACTGTGGAGGGTGTTTGACAAGCTGTTCACCGACTTCCGTGACTGTTTCAGCGGGGGAGATTACCATGAGGCGCTAGCGGGTGCCAAGTCTAGGTTTCAGCCAGTACCTTCTTCATGGCTTGGACATTAG
- the LOC119302118 gene encoding uncharacterized protein LOC119302118 isoform X3, which translates to MSFAPLFRPPPPPDSATFPPPPVPLRGPEVPWSRETPRSHAPLPASSPLRLMMDRGDGPIGSLPEHLLVEILTRLPTHEWVQISCVSKHWASMFRGEYLWQTAIPRKWPSAGFRKRWPGPIPRGSARRRFQALYVSENLVPSGGEIDELVGHTYLYLKEQLERVAIPPSSILHGTIIDQFIACGRTGEKAHELASNIWIAVIDNLEENQQTFMLLKHLAQEGDRGRLP; encoded by the exons ATGTCCTTCGCTCCTCTTTTTCGTCCCCCTCCTCCACCCGACTCGGCGACATTTCCCCCTCCGCCCGTTCCTCTCCGGGGTCCGGAGGTCCCCTGGAGCCGGGAGACCCCGAGGAGCCACGCCCCCctcccggcctcctccccgctccg CCTTATGATGGACAGAGGTGATGGACCAATTGGTAGTCTCCCTGAACATCTCCTTGTAGAAATATTGACTCGGTTACCAACCCACGAGTGGGTCCAAATATCATGTGTCAGCAAGCACTGGGCAAGCATGTTCCGAGGAGAATACTTGTGGCAAACCGCTATTCCAAGGAAATGGCCATCCGCTGGTTTCCGGAAACGCTGGCCTGGGCCAATTCCCAGAGGCTCTGCTAGGAG AAGATTCCAAGCACTTTATGTCAGCGAGAACCTTGTACCATCTGGTGGGGAGATTGACGAGCTTGTTGGTCACACATATCTCTATTTAAAAGAACAGCTTGAGCGTGTTGCCATTCCTCCATCCAGCATACTTCATGGCACCATCATTG ATCAGTTCATTGCTTGTGGTAGGACAGGAGAAAAGGCCCATGAACTTGCTTCAAATATATGGATTGCAGTCATTGACAATTTGGAAGAAAACCAGCAGACATTCATGCTCTTAAAACACCTAGCGCAAGAAGGAGAT CGGGGGAGATTACCATGA